A DNA window from Sulfitobacter sp. BSw21498 contains the following coding sequences:
- a CDS encoding glycosyltransferase family 4 protein, with translation MFIPLCQTEGSYDSLVERRMTKPPLRHILIVVENLPVPLDRRVWLEATTLVKAGYQVSIISPTGQGWIEAFEIREGVRIYRYPAVLEGSGGAVSYVKEYSSALLHWFRLARKIWRENPFQAIHGCNPPDLICLLALWFRRKGVAYVFDQHDVCPELYIVKFQKRGIGYWLMRRFERLSYRIASIIISPNVSFHNIAVGRGRKNTEDIFVVRSAPDLADFKPEPGTKSHQNLAKTQLGYVGVIGQQEGMEHMVSAAHHLVTVLGETDIHFLIIGFGPSLAEMTQQITKLKLEDYFTFTGALYGPALVGALNVIDIGLAPDPHNAMNDISTMNKVVEYMALGKPVVQFDLTEGRRTAGGASLYAENNDPVIFAQCIKTLVSDPARRREMGQIGKDRVACTLAWSFSEPQLLAAYAHLAAKREGEGRTIAP, from the coding sequence TTGTTCATTCCCTTGTGTCAAACCGAGGGGAGCTATGATTCCCTTGTTGAAAGACGTATGACCAAACCGCCCTTGCGCCATATCCTAATCGTCGTTGAAAACCTGCCCGTCCCGCTTGACCGGCGGGTCTGGCTGGAAGCAACAACGTTGGTCAAGGCCGGGTACCAGGTTTCGATCATTTCGCCCACGGGGCAGGGATGGATCGAGGCATTCGAAATTCGGGAAGGCGTGCGCATTTACCGGTATCCCGCTGTTTTAGAGGGTAGTGGGGGGGCTGTTTCCTACGTGAAAGAGTATTCCAGCGCACTTTTGCACTGGTTCCGCTTGGCGCGAAAAATTTGGCGAGAAAACCCTTTTCAGGCAATTCACGGCTGTAACCCTCCGGACCTGATCTGCCTGCTGGCGCTGTGGTTTCGACGCAAAGGCGTGGCATACGTCTTTGACCAACACGACGTGTGCCCTGAACTATATATCGTGAAGTTTCAGAAGCGGGGAATTGGCTATTGGCTCATGCGTCGATTTGAACGGCTCAGCTACCGCATCGCATCGATCATCATCTCGCCAAATGTCAGCTTTCACAACATTGCCGTCGGGCGAGGGCGCAAGAATACGGAGGATATCTTTGTCGTCCGGTCGGCCCCCGACCTCGCGGATTTTAAGCCGGAGCCAGGGACCAAATCCCATCAAAACCTTGCAAAAACACAGCTTGGCTATGTGGGCGTAATCGGACAGCAAGAGGGCATGGAGCACATGGTTTCGGCAGCCCATCATCTTGTCACCGTATTGGGCGAAACCGATATTCACTTCCTAATTATCGGTTTTGGGCCGTCGCTGGCCGAGATGACGCAGCAGATCACTAAGCTTAAGCTTGAAGATTACTTTACGTTTACTGGTGCCTTATACGGGCCTGCGCTAGTCGGCGCGTTGAATGTCATCGATATTGGCCTCGCACCTGACCCGCACAATGCAATGAACGATATTTCGACCATGAATAAGGTGGTCGAATATATGGCGCTGGGCAAACCTGTAGTGCAATTTGATTTGACTGAAGGGCGGCGAACCGCAGGGGGGGCATCGCTGTACGCAGAAAATAATGATCCAGTGATTTTTGCGCAGTGTATCAAAACCCTTGTCAGCGATCCGGCACGCAGGCGTGAAATGGGCCAAATTGGCAAAGATAGGGTGGCTTGCACATTGGCATGGTCATTCTCTGAACCGCAATTGCTTGCTGCATATGCGCATTTGGCGGCTAAGCGAGAGGGTGAAGGTCGGACCATAGCGCCGTAG
- a CDS encoding sugar transferase, with translation MYQPTILQKQRDVHMQTRPHLYVRSDLYRRYGKRCFDLFLCMLLFPIAFAMIAFLACLVAGSGLDPFFTQERVGRNGRIFRMWKLRTMRPHDPDFLSDYLAKNPAAQSEWRRSHKLCLDPRVTQLGRFLRCTSLDELPQILNVLSGDMSLVGPRPMLVSQQVLYRGKSYYRLRPGISGNWQVSSRNRSKFVDRARFDEQYFASLSMKQDLRILKATAGVVFRATGC, from the coding sequence ATGTATCAACCTACTATACTTCAAAAACAGCGTGATGTTCATATGCAAACCAGACCGCACCTATATGTGCGGTCGGACCTATATCGCCGCTACGGAAAACGCTGCTTTGACCTTTTTTTATGTATGCTGCTGTTCCCGATCGCTTTTGCTATGATCGCGTTCCTGGCGTGCTTAGTCGCGGGATCTGGGCTTGACCCATTCTTTACGCAGGAACGTGTCGGCAGAAATGGGCGGATCTTTCGCATGTGGAAGCTGCGCACCATGCGGCCTCATGACCCAGACTTCCTTAGCGATTATTTGGCGAAAAATCCCGCGGCGCAATCTGAATGGCGGCGTAGTCACAAACTGTGCCTTGATCCCAGAGTGACGCAACTGGGGCGCTTCTTGCGCTGTACATCGCTGGATGAACTTCCTCAAATTTTGAACGTGCTCAGCGGCGATATGAGTCTGGTTGGCCCGCGACCCATGCTGGTGTCTCAACAAGTGTTGTATCGTGGAAAAAGCTATTACCGTCTGCGACCGGGGATCAGTGGGAACTGGCAGGTTTCCTCACGAAATAGATCAAAATTTGTGGACCGCGCTCGTTTTGACGAGCAGTATTTTGCATCACTCTCAATGAAACAAGACTTACGAATACTAAAAGCAACAGCGGGCGTGGTATTTCGCGCAACGGGATGCTGA
- a CDS encoding glycosyltransferase family 2 protein, with product MAQAGAASLASSPATLTVVIISFNTRIMTLKALETLYQHTHTTRFDCVVLDNASSDGSADAIASAFPKVQLIRAPQNLGFARGNNLAALDCASDYVLLLNPDTELQDEAIDRLIDFARLYPKAGIWGGRTVFANGALNIASCWARPTLASLFFKATGFSAALTKNRFFNPEAYGGWARDTVRQVDIVVGCFMLIETSLWHRLGGFSTKYFMYGEDADLCLRARAFGYHPMITPSAQIVHHVGASTSRTEAKAIAVMTSRASLIRDHWPKSQRGAGIFFMWLWSATRYLATRPLIASNRADRRARAAHWAAVWTARNLWLQGYD from the coding sequence ATGGCGCAGGCCGGCGCAGCGTCTTTGGCGAGCTCTCCGGCCACGCTAACCGTGGTCATAATCAGCTTTAATACGCGCATCATGACGTTGAAGGCGCTCGAAACGTTGTACCAACATACCCACACAACGCGTTTTGACTGCGTCGTCTTGGATAACGCGTCTTCAGATGGTTCTGCGGATGCAATTGCTTCTGCGTTTCCGAAGGTACAGCTGATTCGAGCGCCGCAGAACCTTGGCTTTGCGCGTGGCAATAACTTGGCTGCGCTAGATTGCGCATCTGACTACGTGCTTTTGCTCAACCCCGATACGGAATTGCAGGACGAGGCGATTGATCGCCTCATCGACTTTGCGCGACTTTATCCGAAGGCTGGCATCTGGGGCGGCCGGACTGTTTTTGCGAACGGCGCGTTGAACATCGCGTCATGCTGGGCACGGCCCACATTGGCAAGCCTGTTCTTCAAGGCGACGGGGTTTAGCGCAGCTTTGACGAAGAACAGGTTTTTTAACCCTGAAGCTTATGGTGGCTGGGCGCGCGACACCGTGCGGCAGGTGGACATCGTCGTCGGATGCTTCATGCTGATTGAAACTTCGCTTTGGCACCGGCTGGGCGGGTTCAGCACCAAGTATTTCATGTATGGCGAGGATGCCGATCTGTGTCTGCGCGCGCGGGCCTTCGGGTACCACCCGATGATCACACCAAGCGCGCAGATCGTACATCATGTTGGAGCCTCCACATCGCGCACAGAGGCAAAGGCCATTGCAGTCATGACATCGCGCGCATCATTGATCCGCGATCACTGGCCCAAATCGCAAAGGGGCGCGGGGATCTTCTTCATGTGGCTTTGGTCTGCGACGCGGTATCTGGCCACGCGGCCCTTAATAGCGTCGAACAGGGCCGACAGGCGGGCGCGGGCAGCGCATTGGGCGGCGGTTTGGACCGCGCGGAACCTTTGGTTGCAGGGGTATGATTAG
- a CDS encoding NodZ family protein, producing MTTKTLVIKGKGGLGNRILSAVSGLVYADLSGRTPVIDWRDGCYAPLGENAYPLLFQSPITGENVEDHTDICPAIWTGKLHCQPQDMIDAYMPQSHSNPWGYRRLCVDLKRLDHPQETAVYWSYLPKLARMQHHLRRDPRFANRGEREILADYLGRYFTPNARVRRALSQMRPTTKRPSIGVHIRFTDRKIPLRPVLATLRRLKQCQPDATIFLATDNAQIEQRLTCEFDKVMTHPKRLDPSGHRLHGPDTTCDQQREAENALIDMWQLSRCDHLIYSHRSTFSVTSACLGCFSKVHTHDVERFSVRLWAKDLLQRYA from the coding sequence ATGACAACAAAAACATTGGTTATCAAAGGCAAAGGCGGGTTGGGGAACCGCATACTGTCTGCAGTTTCGGGCTTGGTTTACGCTGACTTATCGGGGCGCACACCCGTGATCGACTGGCGCGATGGCTGCTATGCTCCGCTTGGCGAAAACGCCTATCCACTTCTGTTTCAATCCCCGATCACGGGTGAAAACGTTGAAGACCATACAGACATATGCCCCGCAATCTGGACCGGCAAACTGCATTGCCAACCGCAAGATATGATCGACGCCTATATGCCCCAATCCCATTCAAACCCCTGGGGGTATCGCAGGCTATGTGTTGACTTAAAGCGGCTAGACCACCCACAGGAAACAGCAGTCTACTGGTCCTACCTGCCCAAGCTGGCACGCATGCAGCATCACTTGCGCCGTGACCCTCGCTTTGCCAACAGGGGGGAGCGTGAAATTCTGGCCGACTACCTCGGGCGCTACTTTACCCCTAACGCGCGGGTGCGCAGGGCGCTGTCGCAGATGCGCCCCACAACAAAGAGGCCCAGCATCGGCGTGCACATCAGGTTTACGGATCGTAAAATCCCGCTTCGACCCGTGTTGGCGACGTTGCGACGGCTAAAGCAATGCCAGCCGGATGCGACCATCTTTCTCGCCACGGACAACGCGCAGATCGAGCAACGTCTGACATGCGAATTCGACAAGGTAATGACCCACCCGAAACGACTGGACCCTTCGGGCCATCGCCTGCACGGGCCAGATACAACCTGCGATCAGCAACGCGAAGCAGAGAATGCTTTGATCGACATGTGGCAGCTGTCGCGCTGCGATCATCTCATCTATTCGCACCGATCTACCTTCTCTGTGACATCCGCCTGTTTGGGGTGTTTTTCAAAGGTACATACCCATGATGTCGAACGCTTTTCAGTACGGCTGTGGGCGAAGGACCTTTTACAGCGCTATGCCTAA
- a CDS encoding heavy metal translocating P-type ATPase produces the protein MGDVVAINFEISGMNCASCVGRVEAALGRVDGVQDARVNLASETAALQVTSGFDPKAVVAALDTAGYPATVQTRRYAIENMSCASCVGRVERALAAVPGVVDVSVNLAREEAVVHILTADADTAIVQAAQVAGYPATPVKDASMTSPPDRKMEEAAHLKRMTLLAAALTLPVFVLEMGGHMIPAFHHWVMTTLGQQLSWSIQFVLTTIVLAWPGRRFFVTGVPALLKRTPDMNSLVVLGATAAWGFSTVALFAPQVLPAGAQAVYFEAAAMIVTLILLGRTLEARAKGQTGQAIRKLIGLRPKTARVERDGQVAGIEIDEIVVGDLIHVRPGEKIAVDGTVTSGTSFVDESMITGEPIPVEKEADTNVVGGTVNGTGALVYRATHVGADTTLSQIVRMVEDAQGAKLPVQDMVNRITMWFVPAVMAIAAATFLIWLAVGPQPSLGFALVASVAVLIIACPCAMGLATPTSIMVGTGRGAELGVLFRKGDALQTLAEVDTIALDKTGTLTAGRPEVTDLDVFNGWTRSDALRLVASVEAKSEHPIATAIIRHAEAEGLSLAQVTSFTSQTGHGVRAEVEGHSVLVGADRFMTLEGVSLAAAEGRSAAWGADGKTPLFAAVDGELVAMIGVADPIKETTPKALKALHDAGLKIAMITGDNKATAQAIARTLGIDTVVAEVLPEGKVAALQKLQEAGHKVAFVGDGINDAPALAGVDVGIAIGTGTDVAIEAADVVLMSGDLQGVVNALHISQHTMRNIRQNLFWAFGYNVLLIPVAAGILYPLFGVLLSPVLAAAAMALSSVFVLFNALRLRWVAAAATA, from the coding sequence ATGGGCGATGTAGTTGCGATCAATTTTGAGATAAGCGGCATGAATTGCGCCTCTTGCGTGGGGCGGGTCGAGGCGGCGCTAGGCCGTGTCGATGGTGTGCAGGACGCGCGCGTTAACCTTGCCTCTGAAACGGCAGCATTGCAGGTGACATCGGGGTTTGACCCCAAGGCTGTTGTTGCTGCACTGGACACCGCGGGGTACCCTGCCACCGTGCAAACACGGCGCTATGCCATCGAAAACATGTCCTGCGCGTCCTGCGTCGGCCGGGTCGAACGCGCCTTGGCTGCGGTGCCCGGCGTTGTCGACGTCTCTGTCAATCTGGCCCGCGAAGAAGCCGTGGTGCACATTTTGACCGCGGACGCGGACACCGCAATTGTGCAGGCGGCGCAAGTCGCCGGCTACCCTGCCACCCCCGTCAAAGACGCCTCGATGACGTCACCGCCCGACCGCAAGATGGAAGAAGCCGCGCATCTGAAACGCATGACGCTTTTGGCCGCAGCGCTGACCTTGCCGGTGTTTGTGCTGGAAATGGGCGGGCATATGATCCCCGCGTTTCATCATTGGGTGATGACCACACTTGGCCAGCAGCTCAGCTGGTCGATCCAGTTCGTTCTGACCACCATCGTGCTGGCGTGGCCCGGGCGGCGCTTCTTTGTCACCGGTGTTCCGGCGCTGTTAAAACGCACGCCTGACATGAATTCGCTGGTCGTTCTGGGTGCCACAGCGGCTTGGGGCTTTTCGACCGTCGCGTTGTTTGCGCCGCAGGTGCTGCCCGCTGGTGCACAGGCTGTCTATTTCGAGGCCGCAGCGATGATTGTCACGTTGATCCTGCTGGGGCGCACGCTTGAAGCACGCGCCAAGGGCCAGACAGGCCAAGCCATTCGAAAACTGATCGGTCTGCGCCCTAAAACCGCGCGGGTAGAGCGTGACGGGCAGGTGGCCGGGATAGAGATTGACGAGATTGTCGTCGGGGATCTGATCCATGTGCGTCCGGGTGAAAAGATTGCGGTGGACGGGACCGTCACCAGCGGCACGTCGTTTGTGGACGAAAGCATGATCACTGGCGAACCTATACCGGTGGAAAAAGAAGCGGATACAAACGTTGTCGGCGGAACGGTAAACGGCACTGGCGCTTTGGTCTACCGCGCGACCCATGTGGGTGCGGATACGACCTTGTCGCAAATCGTTCGCATGGTCGAAGATGCCCAAGGCGCGAAGCTGCCCGTTCAGGATATGGTCAACCGCATCACCATGTGGTTCGTCCCCGCGGTCATGGCGATTGCGGCAGCGACTTTCCTTATCTGGCTGGCCGTCGGGCCGCAGCCATCGTTGGGGTTCGCGCTGGTGGCCAGTGTTGCCGTGCTGATTATTGCCTGCCCTTGTGCGATGGGGCTGGCAACGCCGACCTCTATCATGGTCGGCACGGGACGAGGTGCCGAGCTGGGCGTGCTGTTTCGCAAGGGGGATGCGCTGCAGACCTTGGCAGAGGTGGATACCATCGCGCTCGACAAGACAGGGACGCTGACCGCCGGACGCCCGGAGGTGACCGATCTGGACGTCTTCAACGGTTGGACCCGGTCCGATGCCTTGCGTCTTGTCGCCTCTGTCGAGGCCAAGTCAGAGCACCCAATCGCCACAGCGATCATCCGCCATGCCGAGGCAGAGGGGCTGTCGCTGGCGCAGGTCACATCCTTTACGTCCCAGACGGGCCACGGCGTTCGCGCCGAGGTCGAAGGCCATAGCGTGCTGGTCGGGGCGGACAGGTTTATGACCCTCGAAGGGGTCTCTCTTGCGGCAGCAGAGGGGCGGTCGGCGGCATGGGGTGCCGACGGCAAGACGCCGCTGTTCGCCGCTGTTGACGGGGAACTGGTTGCGATGATCGGTGTTGCCGACCCGATCAAAGAGACAACACCCAAAGCGCTCAAGGCGTTGCACGACGCGGGGCTGAAAATCGCCATGATCACCGGTGACAACAAGGCAACGGCACAGGCAATCGCGCGCACATTGGGGATCGACACTGTGGTCGCCGAAGTCCTGCCCGAAGGCAAAGTCGCAGCGCTTCAGAAGCTGCAAGAGGCAGGGCACAAGGTCGCCTTTGTCGGGGATGGCATCAATGACGCGCCCGCGCTGGCCGGTGTCGACGTGGGCATTGCCATTGGCACCGGCACCGATGTCGCGATTGAAGCAGCCGACGTGGTGTTGATGTCGGGCGATCTGCAAGGTGTGGTCAACGCGCTGCACATCAGCCAGCACACAATGCGCAATATCCGTCAGAACCTGTTCTGGGCCTTTGGATATAACGTGCTGCTGATCCCTGTCGCTGCAGGCATTCTGTATCCGCTGTTCGGTGTGCTGTTGTCGCCGGTGCTTGCCGCTGCTGCGATGGCACTCTCAAGCGTGTTTGTCCTGTTTAACGCGCTGCGCCTGCGGTGGGTCGCCGCGGCTGCAACGGCCTAA
- the cueR gene encoding Cu(I)-responsive transcriptional regulator, whose product MNIGDVSKRAGLPAKTIRYYEDIGLITPARDTNGYRSFCDSDVHKLTFLARARTLGFTIENCRDLLALWDNQDRASADVRAIAQQHLAQIESKIADLQDIRHTLTHLVHECAGDDRPDCPILQRLEEL is encoded by the coding sequence ATGAACATCGGTGACGTGTCGAAACGCGCGGGCCTGCCTGCCAAGACCATTCGCTATTACGAAGACATCGGGCTGATCACGCCAGCGCGGGACACCAACGGCTATCGCAGCTTTTGTGACAGTGACGTGCATAAGCTGACCTTTCTGGCGCGCGCACGCACCTTGGGGTTTACGATAGAAAACTGTCGCGACCTGCTGGCGCTTTGGGACAATCAGGACCGCGCGAGCGCGGATGTCCGTGCCATCGCACAGCAACATCTGGCGCAGATCGAAAGCAAGATCGCGGACTTGCAGGATATTCGTCATACGTTGACGCATCTGGTGCATGAATGCGCCGGCGACGATCGCCCCGATTGCCCGATCTTGCAGCGGCTCGAAGAGCTTTAG
- the cobF gene encoding precorrin-6A synthase (deacetylating) produces MFTLSLIGIGSGNPKHLTLQAIDALNACDVILIPSKGAGKDDLAGLRHEICAQVLHAGGPDIHEFTLPKRDADNPDYQAGVHDWHDAIAQVWLAEMQRALPQGGRVGFLVWGDPSLYDSTLRIAERLQKVVPLSVDVVPGITSLQVLTAGHAIALNTIGNPVMITTGRQLRDHGWPEGVDTIAVMLDGTCAFEVLPQDGGFHIWWTAYAGMPNERRIAGPLDQVRDRIIATRAEARAAHGWIMDIYLLRR; encoded by the coding sequence ATGTTTACGCTTTCACTGATCGGCATCGGGTCCGGCAACCCCAAACACCTTACCTTGCAGGCCATCGACGCGCTGAATGCCTGTGACGTGATCTTGATCCCGTCCAAGGGCGCGGGCAAGGATGATCTGGCCGGTCTACGCCACGAGATTTGCGCGCAGGTGCTGCACGCGGGCGGGCCGGATATTCATGAATTCACGCTGCCAAAACGCGACGCGGACAACCCCGACTATCAGGCCGGCGTGCACGATTGGCACGATGCCATTGCGCAGGTCTGGCTGGCCGAAATGCAGCGCGCACTGCCCCAAGGCGGGCGCGTGGGTTTTCTGGTGTGGGGCGATCCGTCGTTGTATGACAGCACGCTGCGCATTGCAGAGCGTCTGCAAAAGGTGGTGCCGCTTAGCGTCGATGTTGTGCCCGGCATCACATCGCTGCAGGTATTGACGGCGGGCCATGCGATCGCGCTGAACACCATCGGCAACCCCGTCATGATCACCACCGGACGGCAGCTGCGCGATCACGGCTGGCCCGAGGGCGTCGATACCATCGCCGTCATGCTTGACGGGACCTGCGCGTTCGAGGTGCTGCCACAGGACGGCGGTTTCCACATCTGGTGGACCGCTTATGCCGGGATGCCCAATGAGCGGCGCATCGCGGGGCCGCTGGATCAGGTCCGCGACCGGATCATAGCGACACGCGCAGAGGCCCGCGCGGCGCATGGGTGGATCATGGATATCTACCTGCTGCGCCGCTAG
- a CDS encoding energy-coupling factor ABC transporter permease, translating to MHIEPEVVTGAKLVLSYGTAAGAAAYTAKTAMDSVREKGVVPFAGGAIVATALTFVFFQLFPHFPVGVSEVHLILGSTLFLLFGVAPAAAGLALGLLAQGMFFAPIDLPQYTMNVTTLLVPLFMVSALAKRIIAPNTAYVDLTYVQALKLSTAFQAGVVGWVAFWAIYGQGFAASNIAAVVSFGGAYMMVILIEPLVDLAVLAAAKTLRDVAGSAVFTKRLTQSAAE from the coding sequence ATGCATATCGAACCCGAAGTCGTGACCGGCGCAAAGCTGGTCCTGTCCTATGGCACCGCTGCCGGTGCTGCGGCGTATACCGCGAAAACCGCGATGGACTCTGTCCGTGAAAAAGGCGTCGTGCCTTTTGCCGGCGGGGCCATCGTTGCCACCGCGTTGACCTTTGTCTTTTTTCAACTCTTCCCGCATTTCCCCGTGGGCGTGAGCGAAGTGCACCTGATCCTTGGATCGACCCTGTTTTTGCTGTTCGGCGTGGCCCCTGCTGCTGCCGGTCTGGCGCTAGGTCTGCTGGCGCAGGGCATGTTCTTTGCCCCCATCGATCTGCCGCAATACACAATGAACGTCACCACGCTGCTGGTGCCGCTGTTCATGGTATCGGCGCTGGCCAAACGGATCATCGCGCCCAACACCGCCTATGTTGACCTGACCTATGTCCAAGCGCTGAAGCTGTCGACAGCGTTTCAGGCGGGCGTTGTGGGCTGGGTTGCGTTCTGGGCGATCTATGGTCAGGGTTTTGCCGCGAGCAACATCGCCGCTGTCGTCAGCTTTGGCGGGGCTTATATGATGGTCATCCTGATCGAGCCGCTGGTCGATCTGGCCGTGCTCGCCGCAGCCAAGACCCTGCGTGATGTTGCAGGCAGCGCAGTGTTCACCAAGCGTCTGACCCAATCCGCCGCTGAATAA
- the cobA gene encoding uroporphyrinogen-III C-methyltransferase, whose protein sequence is MTGFVSFVSSGPGDPELLTVKAVKRLQEAEVVLFDDLSAGPILEHVSVEADLIGVGKRAGRQSPKQDHVSRLLVEHALTGARVVRLKSGDAGVFGRLEEELTALKEAGVSFEIIPGVTAASSAAAAAMIPLTRRLTARRVQFITGHGESGALPDDLNMAALADPTATTVVYMGRRTFAGFAARLIEAGLPGSTPALLAEAVSTPDQKLSRHTVESLANLPLDPATSAPALILYGPLSE, encoded by the coding sequence ATGACGGGTTTTGTGTCTTTCGTTTCCTCTGGTCCCGGTGACCCCGAGCTGCTGACCGTCAAGGCGGTGAAGCGGTTGCAAGAGGCCGAAGTCGTGCTGTTCGACGATCTGTCGGCGGGTCCGATCCTTGAACATGTCTCGGTCGAGGCGGATTTGATCGGGGTTGGCAAACGCGCGGGCCGCCAGTCGCCGAAACAGGATCATGTCAGCCGCCTGCTGGTCGAACATGCGCTGACCGGCGCGCGGGTTGTGCGGCTCAAAAGCGGCGACGCGGGCGTGTTTGGACGGCTTGAGGAAGAGCTCACCGCGCTGAAAGAGGCCGGTGTCAGCTTTGAAATCATCCCCGGTGTGACGGCGGCGTCTTCTGCGGCGGCGGCGGCGATGATCCCGCTGACACGGCGGCTGACCGCGCGGCGGGTGCAGTTCATCACCGGCCACGGGGAATCGGGGGCTTTGCCGGACGATCTGAACATGGCGGCGCTGGCCGACCCCACAGCAACCACGGTCGTCTATATGGGCCGCCGCACCTTTGCCGGTTTCGCCGCGCGGTTGATCGAGGCTGGTCTGCCCGGATCGACCCCTGCCCTGCTGGCCGAGGCGGTATCGACCCCCGATCAAAAGCTGAGCCGGCACACTGTTGAAAGCCTTGCCAATCTGCCGCTGGATCCCGCAACGTCAGCGCCTGCTCTCATCCTATACGGACCGCTGAGCGAATAG
- a CDS encoding cobyrinate a,c-diamide synthase, with protein sequence MIETTQLPKGLMISAPASGTGKTTLMLGLLNALSRRGVDVRPFKSGPDYIDPGFHRAACGRSSYNIDSWAMGSGVLCNLIGTAHGGDLALIEGSMGLFDGVAQPGETSNGASADISAMTGWPVVLLLDVSGQAQSAAATALGFKTMRPDVHVAGVVLNKVASPRHEALLRLGMEQVGIPVLGALPRQGSVALPERHLGLVQAEEQPELMKLLDAAGDFIAEHIDLDLIVSVAEGRSIPDGPDVLPPPPGQRIALARDAAFSFIYPHLLDHWKAAGAQVLPFSPLADEAPDDSADICWLPGGYPELHAGRLAAAAQFRDGLQQFATTRPVHGECGGYMAMGAGLVDKEGVRHQMAGLLGLETSYEKRKMHLGYRLATLNEPGPGYDAGARLRGHEFHYSTILSQPDTPLARVVDANGAEVPETGSRRGHATGTFFHLIAGAS encoded by the coding sequence ATGATAGAGACAACGCAACTGCCAAAGGGCCTGATGATTTCGGCTCCGGCGTCGGGCACGGGCAAGACCACGTTGATGCTGGGCCTGCTAAATGCGCTCAGCCGTCGCGGTGTTGACGTGCGCCCGTTCAAAAGCGGGCCGGATTATATCGACCCCGGCTTCCACCGTGCGGCGTGCGGGCGGTCGTCGTATAATATCGACAGCTGGGCCATGGGCTCGGGCGTGCTGTGCAACCTGATCGGCACCGCGCATGGCGGAGATCTGGCGTTGATCGAAGGGTCGATGGGGCTGTTCGATGGTGTGGCGCAACCGGGGGAGACCTCTAACGGGGCGAGCGCGGATATCTCTGCCATGACGGGATGGCCGGTGGTCTTGCTGCTGGATGTATCGGGTCAGGCGCAATCGGCTGCGGCCACCGCGCTTGGGTTCAAGACGATGCGGCCTGATGTGCATGTCGCGGGTGTGGTGCTGAACAAGGTCGCCAGCCCCCGCCACGAGGCGCTGCTGCGCTTGGGGATGGAGCAGGTCGGCATCCCTGTTCTGGGCGCGCTGCCCCGTCAGGGATCGGTCGCGCTGCCGGAACGCCACCTCGGCCTCGTGCAGGCCGAAGAACAGCCAGAGCTGATGAAGCTGCTCGATGCCGCGGGCGATTTTATTGCCGAGCATATCGACCTTGATCTGATCGTTTCTGTCGCCGAGGGGCGCAGTATTCCCGACGGGCCAGACGTGTTGCCCCCGCCCCCCGGTCAACGGATCGCCTTGGCCCGGGATGCCGCGTTCTCGTTTATCTATCCGCATCTTCTGGATCACTGGAAGGCTGCGGGCGCGCAGGTTCTGCCGTTCTCGCCGCTGGCTGACGAAGCGCCTGATGACAGCGCCGACATCTGCTGGCTGCCCGGCGGCTACCCTGAATTGCACGCGGGTCGTCTTGCCGCTGCCGCGCAGTTCCGCGACGGCTTGCAACAGTTTGCCACGACGCGTCCCGTGCATGGGGAATGCGGGGGGTATATGGCGATGGGGGCCGGATTGGTCGACAAGGAAGGCGTGCGGCATCAAATGGCAGGGCTTCTGGGCCTGGAAACCAGCTATGAAAAACGCAAGATGCATTTGGGCTACCGGCTGGCCACCCTGAACGAACCCGGCCCCGGATATGACGCAGGTGCACGGTTGCGCGGTCATGAGTTCCACTATTCCACCATCCTGTCGCAGCCCGATACACCGCTGGCGCGAGTGGTCGATGCCAATGGTGCCGAAGTGCCTGAAACCGGATCGCGGCGCGGCCATGCCACGGGTACGTTCTTTCACCTGATCGCGGGGGCATCATGA